CGTCGTTGCGCCGAGATTAGACTGGGTTACTCTTTCCTACGATGCCGCTATTCAAACAACACCCTCATTGGAGAGTCGCTCATGAATTCTTTGGTTAAGCGTGCAAGCAGAATTCCTGGTCGAGTTCTCCGAAAAATCCGGTCCCTGCAATACAAAGATCTCCTTGCGAGAAATACGGTGCACATCCAACTAAAAATCCATAAACTGCCCTTTTGGATCAATGTCCAGGATCAGGTTTTAGGCAGACATTTCTATATCTATCGTGACTACGAGAATTTTGAGACCGGGCTAATTGAGCGGCTCCTCTCGCATGATATGACTGTAATAGACATCGGGGCAAATATCGGTTTCCATTCCGTCATTTGTGGACGACGGGTATCCAATGGGCGTGTTATTGCATTTGAACCAGATCCCAATAATTTCGATCTCCTGAGAAAAA
The window above is part of the Candidatus Flexicrinis proximus genome. Proteins encoded here:
- a CDS encoding FkbM family methyltransferase, which gives rise to MNSLVKRASRIPGRVLRKIRSLQYKDLLARNTVHIQLKIHKLPFWINVQDQVLGRHFYIYRDYENFETGLIERLLSHDMTVIDIGANIGFHSVICGRRVSNGRVIAFEPDPNNFDLLRKTSS